A section of the Tenrec ecaudatus isolate mTenEca1 chromosome 10, mTenEca1.hap1, whole genome shotgun sequence genome encodes:
- the QRFP gene encoding orexigenic neuropeptide QRFP — protein sequence MMRPCSLSCLLLLPLGACFPPAIGDQPGGTAGFGAEMHWAPVDLGPRLRLERGSSGQPRVPSPLALRFLARELPATRRDPSSLRFRFGRQEDADQAEGEKASGPLGSLAEELSGYSRKKGGFSFRFGRR from the coding sequence ATGATGCGCCCTTGCTCCCTGTCCTGTCTCCTGCTCCTGCCGCTGGGTGCCTGCTTTCCTCCAGCAATTGGAGACCAGCCTGGAGGCACCGCGGGCTTCGGAGCCGAGATGCACTGGGCCCCCGTGGATCTGGGCCCCCGTCTGCGCCTCGAGCGGGGCTCCTCTGGGCAGCCCCGAGTGCCTTCGCCGCTGGCCCTGCGCTTCTTGGCCAGAGAGCTGCCTGCGACCCGCCGAGACCCATCCAGCCTCCGGTTCCGGTTCGGGAGGCAGGAGGACGCGGACCAGGCGGAGGGCGAGAAGGCCAGCGGCCCGCTGGGGAGCCTGGCGGAGGAGCTCAGCGGTTACAGTCGCAAGAAAGGGGGGTTCAGCTTCCGATTCGGCCGGCGGTGA